One genomic segment of Synechocystis sp. LKSZ1 includes these proteins:
- a CDS encoding DUF29 domain-containing protein yields the protein MNQLYEQDYSQWAETMADLLESGNFKELDIENLVEEVRDLSKRERDRLLSSLRLIVHHLLKWDYQPKRRSRSWQGTIERERANINLYLKDSPSLNRYLINESLSKIYPTARADGFKETGLELPDTCPYGIDEVLNRVISLSE from the coding sequence ATGAATCAATTGTACGAACAAGACTACAGCCAATGGGCAGAAACCATGGCCGACTTACTCGAATCAGGCAATTTTAAAGAGCTTGATATTGAAAATTTAGTGGAAGAGGTGCGGGATTTGTCAAAGCGAGAACGTGATCGCCTTTTGAGTAGCCTGCGGTTGATTGTCCATCATTTGCTGAAGTGGGATTATCAGCCCAAGCGACGCTCTCGTAGTTGGCAGGGAACAATAGAGCGAGAAAGGGCCAATATTAATCTTTATTTAAAGGATAGTCCCAGCTTAAATCGCTATTTGATCAATGAGTCTCTGTCAAAAATTTATCCTACTGCCCGAGCCGATGGATTTAAGGAAACGGGTTTAGAGCTTCCAGACACCTGTCCCTATGGCATTGATGAGGTGTTGAATCGCGTTATTTCCCTGAGTGAATGA
- a CDS encoding CHAD domain-containing protein: MKTDVPATSFGDWAIRALERHYKKILKHEKKVLLDRDPEELHQMRVGMRRLRTAMVGFSRAVVLPKGVNEKKIGAIARILGQLRDNDVLQASLTQDYQSQLPEKEQEYVQSVLAHLQQQRQRAVQRTRKTLTHANYFALKDKLQQWLAAPQLTAIADLPITTVLPDLLLPQFSQLLLHPGWLVGRSLSGAIPPSLETLAPEQETLLHDLRKTAKRTRYQMELFTPFYRADYQDLLDKIKALQEILGALQDSCVLREMVKDHDRMHTPEPMPRFEDCLQHHRHQYWLEWLPLQSDFLDPDHRQQYRTLLQHCQALESIPSPELIPANSGENDG; the protein is encoded by the coding sequence GTGAAAACAGACGTGCCAGCTACAAGCTTTGGGGATTGGGCGATCAGGGCCCTAGAACGCCACTACAAAAAGATTCTTAAACACGAGAAAAAAGTTCTCCTCGACCGCGATCCCGAAGAACTCCACCAAATGCGAGTCGGGATGCGGCGGCTACGCACAGCCATGGTAGGTTTTAGCCGGGCGGTTGTTCTACCGAAGGGGGTCAATGAAAAAAAAATTGGTGCCATTGCCCGCATTCTGGGCCAGTTGCGAGACAATGACGTTCTCCAGGCGAGCCTGACCCAAGACTACCAATCCCAATTACCAGAAAAAGAACAAGAATACGTCCAGAGCGTTCTAGCCCATCTCCAACAGCAACGACAACGAGCCGTCCAGCGGACGCGAAAAACCCTGACCCACGCCAACTATTTTGCTCTGAAGGATAAGCTCCAACAATGGTTAGCGGCGCCTCAACTGACCGCCATTGCCGATCTGCCCATTACAACAGTATTACCCGACTTGCTCTTGCCCCAATTTAGTCAATTACTCCTGCATCCCGGTTGGCTTGTGGGCCGGTCGCTGTCCGGTGCTATCCCCCCCAGTCTAGAAACCCTGGCCCCGGAGCAAGAAACCTTGCTCCATGACCTCCGCAAAACAGCCAAAAGAACGCGCTATCAAATGGAACTCTTTACGCCCTTTTACAGGGCCGATTATCAAGACCTTTTGGACAAAATCAAGGCCCTCCAAGAAATTCTAGGGGCCCTACAGGATAGCTGTGTGTTAAGGGAAATGGTGAAGGATCACGACCGAATGCATACTCCTGAACCAATGCCACGGTTTGAAGATTGTCTCCAACACCATCGTCATCAGTACTGGCTAGAATGGTTGCCTCTCCAGAGCGACTTCCTCGACCCAGACCATCGCCAACAATACCGGACGCTCCTTCAGCATTGCCAGGCCCTAGAATCGATCCCATCTCCCGAGCTGATTCCAGCCAACTCAGGGGAGAATGACGGCTGA
- a CDS encoding DUF790 family protein, with protein MLPSALLISRRHGDTIIPKRLPLNHSLLALAQGQIETFQHHLGKTQGDLDRTLADLEGDSPQYRLTRGLAHLLKNHFANFDIRSPLDPMALRRRVFQGAQPPPLTAEQRQRYLDTLALQLGQELGREVLTQEIEQGLYADLPENRILTEFEAPTPETLLHRYNLSQVQGIFYRAHHVVLQAYRNDPGEYKLLFRYLKLFQLMAYIEGDADLGFTITIDGPTSLFKANTRYGLALAKLIPALLHVRRWHLQAQLEDKDAYSGQRKLGQFELDHECGLVSHYPAGQAYDSMLEAAFAQGWQKLDSAWQLEREVELIPLPGSVMIPDFRLVHPDGRVYLLEIVGYWRPEYLKKKFAQVQRASIDNLILAISERLNLEKAGVNFQNTPARLVWFKEKLKPQSILSLLEPEVNV; from the coding sequence ATGTTACCGTCTGCACTGCTCATATCCCGGCGCCATGGAGACACAATCATTCCGAAACGCCTACCCCTTAATCATAGCCTGTTGGCCTTAGCCCAAGGGCAAATTGAGACGTTTCAACACCATCTGGGTAAAACCCAGGGAGACCTAGACCGTACCCTTGCCGACCTCGAAGGCGATAGTCCCCAATACCGTCTGACCCGTGGCTTGGCCCATCTGCTCAAAAATCATTTTGCTAACTTTGATATCCGCAGTCCCCTCGACCCCATGGCCCTACGTCGGCGCGTCTTCCAGGGGGCCCAACCGCCGCCCCTCACCGCTGAACAGCGCCAGCGTTATCTCGACACCTTAGCCCTGCAGTTGGGCCAGGAATTAGGACGGGAGGTACTTACCCAAGAAATTGAGCAGGGCCTCTACGCCGATCTACCCGAAAACCGAATTTTGACGGAATTTGAGGCCCCTACCCCGGAAACCCTTCTGCATCGCTACAATTTGTCCCAAGTCCAGGGCATTTTCTACCGGGCCCACCATGTTGTTCTCCAGGCCTATCGTAATGACCCCGGTGAGTACAAGCTTCTCTTTCGCTATCTCAAACTATTTCAACTCATGGCCTATATCGAAGGGGATGCGGATCTGGGTTTTACTATTACCATCGATGGCCCAACGAGTCTATTTAAGGCCAATACCCGCTATGGTCTGGCCCTGGCCAAATTGATCCCGGCCCTGCTCCACGTCCGTCGTTGGCATCTCCAGGCCCAACTAGAGGACAAAGACGCCTACTCTGGTCAACGCAAACTAGGCCAGTTTGAATTGGATCATGAGTGCGGCCTCGTGAGCCACTATCCCGCCGGTCAGGCCTACGACAGTATGTTAGAGGCCGCCTTTGCTCAGGGTTGGCAGAAACTAGACAGTGCTTGGCAACTGGAGCGGGAGGTGGAGTTGATTCCCTTACCGGGGAGTGTAATGATTCCTGATTTTCGCTTGGTTCATCCCGATGGCCGAGTCTATCTGCTGGAAATTGTCGGCTATTGGCGGCCCGAATACCTCAAAAAAAAGTTTGCCCAAGTCCAGCGGGCCAGCATTGATAATCTGATTTTGGCTATTTCAGAACGGCTAAACCTAGAAAAAGCGGGAGTTAACTTCCAAAATACACCAGCCCGTCTGGTTTGGTTTAAGGAGAAACTCAAGCCCCAATCGATTCTGAGCTTACTGGAGCCTGAAGTGAACGTCTAA
- a CDS encoding DUF167 domain-containing protein, translating to MLKKQVKVKPQAKQAKVIHGEDDSITVYLKSPPIDGRANQELIQLLAKEFGVPKSAVKILGGHTTRYKWVEIDGVNPSLA from the coding sequence ATGCTCAAAAAACAAGTCAAAGTTAAGCCCCAGGCCAAACAAGCCAAAGTTATCCATGGGGAAGACGACAGTATAACGGTTTATCTCAAATCTCCCCCCATTGATGGCAGGGCCAACCAGGAACTGATTCAACTCTTGGCCAAGGAATTTGGCGTTCCAAAATCTGCCGTCAAAATTTTGGGCGGCCATACCACTCGCTACAAATGGGTTGAAATTGATGGTGTCAACCCTTCTCTGGCCTGA
- the purM gene encoding phosphoribosylformylglycinamidine cyclo-ligase, which produces MDYREAGVDVTAGRNFVERIRQGVESTFRPGVLGGLGGFGGLFQLPSGYQEPVLVSGTDGVGTKLKIAQALDQHDSIGIDLVAMCVNDILTSGAEPLFFLDYLATGKLEPEQLAAVVQGIVEGCRQSGCALLGGETAEMPGFYGQGEYDVAGFCVGIVEKSKILDGSQVELGDRAIAVASSGVHSNGYSLVRRIVESQGLSWRDYPAELGGQSLGEIFLTPTRLYVKPILALLNSGIGVHGMAHITGGGLPENLPRCLGPGQAIQVKSGSWEVLPIFRWLENAGQVPEAAMLETFNLGVGFVVLVSPDQALTTLDFFRSYDLAAYDIGQVIPGQGDFQLQA; this is translated from the coding sequence ATGGATTACCGGGAAGCGGGGGTTGATGTTACCGCTGGTCGCAATTTTGTCGAGCGCATTCGCCAGGGCGTGGAAAGTACGTTTCGGCCCGGTGTCCTCGGTGGCTTAGGGGGCTTTGGCGGCCTGTTTCAACTGCCGAGCGGCTATCAAGAACCCGTGCTGGTGTCGGGTACCGATGGAGTTGGCACAAAACTGAAAATTGCCCAGGCCCTGGATCAGCACGATAGCATTGGCATCGACCTGGTAGCCATGTGTGTCAACGATATTTTAACCAGTGGTGCAGAGCCGCTCTTTTTTTTAGACTACTTAGCCACGGGCAAACTAGAACCAGAGCAATTGGCGGCGGTTGTGCAAGGCATTGTTGAGGGCTGTCGGCAGAGTGGCTGTGCTTTGCTGGGGGGAGAAACGGCGGAAATGCCGGGTTTTTACGGCCAGGGAGAGTATGACGTTGCCGGCTTCTGTGTCGGCATTGTGGAAAAAAGTAAAATTCTCGATGGTTCTCAGGTGGAACTCGGAGACCGGGCCATTGCGGTCGCCAGTAGTGGGGTACATAGCAATGGCTATAGTCTTGTCCGTCGCATTGTAGAGAGCCAGGGTCTGAGTTGGCGGGATTATCCGGCTGAACTAGGGGGCCAAAGCCTGGGAGAAATTTTTTTAACGCCGACTCGGCTCTATGTAAAGCCTATTTTGGCCCTGCTTAACTCGGGTATTGGGGTTCATGGCATGGCCCATATTACCGGAGGAGGCCTACCGGAAAATCTGCCTCGTTGTCTGGGGCCGGGCCAAGCGATTCAAGTGAAATCAGGCAGTTGGGAGGTTTTGCCCATCTTTCGCTGGCTCGAAAACGCAGGTCAAGTTCCGGAAGCGGCCATGCTAGAAACGTTTAATCTGGGTGTGGGTTTTGTGGTTTTAGTCAGTCCAGACCAGGCCCTGACGACCCTAGATTTTTTCCGAAGCTATGATTTAGCGGCCTACGACATTGGCCAGGTGATTCCGGGACAAGGGGATTTTCAACTCCAGGCCTAG
- the dusA gene encoding tRNA dihydrouridine(20/20a) synthase DusA, whose product MTHSSSALMNPLSIAPMMDYTDRHFRYFLRQISRRVLLYTEMITTAAILHGNRSKLLDFSPLEHPLALQLGGDDPQQLADCALIGQDWGYDEINLNVGCPSDRVQNGHFGACLMAKPEQVARCVAAMQKRVQIPVTVKHRIGIDHQDSYSDLANFVRIVADGGCQRFTVHARKAWLQGLSPKENRTIPPLRYDDVYQLKRNFPPLGIEINGGITNLAQARDHLAHVDAVMIGRAAYDQPYLLATVDRDFYGESTPIPRRQEIIEGMLPYVEEWTQKGWKLHSISRHLLNLFVGQAGTKAWKRHISENAHRPEAGPQTLREALAGMGNAGVHRQ is encoded by the coding sequence GTGACGCATTCTTCCTCTGCTTTGATGAATCCCCTGAGTATCGCGCCGATGATGGATTATACCGACCGGCATTTTCGCTACTTTCTGCGTCAGATTAGTCGTCGGGTTTTGCTTTACACGGAAATGATCACGACGGCGGCCATTCTCCACGGCAATCGTTCTAAGCTTCTAGACTTTTCCCCCCTAGAACATCCCCTGGCCCTGCAATTGGGGGGCGACGATCCCCAACAATTAGCGGACTGTGCCTTGATTGGCCAAGACTGGGGTTACGACGAAATTAACTTAAATGTCGGCTGTCCCAGTGACCGAGTTCAAAATGGTCATTTCGGGGCTTGTCTAATGGCCAAACCGGAGCAGGTGGCCCGTTGCGTTGCAGCGATGCAGAAACGGGTGCAAATTCCGGTAACGGTAAAACATCGCATTGGCATTGACCACCAAGATAGTTACTCGGATCTGGCCAACTTTGTGCGGATTGTAGCCGATGGGGGTTGTCAACGTTTTACGGTTCATGCCCGCAAGGCCTGGCTCCAGGGCCTGAGTCCCAAGGAAAACCGAACGATTCCGCCTCTGCGTTACGACGATGTTTACCAGCTCAAGCGGAATTTTCCCCCGCTAGGGATTGAAATCAATGGCGGCATTACCAACTTGGCCCAAGCCCGAGACCACTTGGCCCATGTCGATGCGGTGATGATCGGCCGGGCCGCCTACGACCAGCCCTATCTGTTAGCGACTGTAGACCGGGATTTTTACGGAGAATCAACCCCCATTCCCCGTCGTCAGGAGATTATCGAAGGCATGCTTCCCTACGTGGAAGAATGGACGCAGAAGGGCTGGAAACTCCACAGCATCAGTCGCCATTTGCTCAATCTTTTTGTGGGCCAGGCGGGCACTAAGGCCTGGAAACGCCATATCAGTGAAAATGCCCACCGACCGGAAGCCGGCCCCCAAACCCTCCGCGAGGCCCTGGCCGGTATGGGAAATGCGGGAGTTCACCGCCAATAG
- a CDS encoding ABC transporter ATP-binding protein: MSDVMIRVENLGKKYIIGHQAQGQSNYVALRDVLTDGAKSLVRRFTGRSRGLRETQEEFWALKDVSFEVKRGECVGIIGRNGAGKSTLLKILSRITEPTTGRIELNGRVASLLEVGTGFHPELTGRENIYLNGAILGMSRAEIKRKFDEIVDFAEVEKFLDTPVKRYSSGMYVRLAFAVAAHLEPEILIVDEVLAVGDAAFQKKCLGKMGDVATKEGRTVLFVSHNMAAIRNLCQQGILLNHGEILIQDKAEIAIKKYTEKCRNEPSNLLEDRKDRKGTGDIKFTAISFKNENREEIHTLYSGQNVRFILYFKNNLKQDLKNLHIAIGIDSYLGDRITLISSEVTNEDFLCLPAKTNNIEIDIKRLPLTQGRYGLTIYSTLNGVVADWIQNAGFFDVESDDFYRSGKLPPTGQGNFLLDYHFTVPLFINT, from the coding sequence ATGTCGGATGTAATGATCCGGGTAGAAAATTTAGGTAAAAAGTACATTATCGGCCACCAAGCCCAGGGCCAGTCGAACTACGTGGCCTTGCGGGATGTTTTGACTGACGGGGCCAAGTCTTTGGTGCGGCGGTTTACGGGGCGTAGTCGGGGCCTGCGGGAAACCCAGGAGGAGTTCTGGGCCTTGAAAGATGTGTCCTTTGAGGTGAAGCGGGGGGAATGTGTTGGCATCATTGGCCGCAATGGGGCTGGGAAATCGACATTGTTAAAAATCCTCAGCCGGATTACGGAACCGACAACGGGCCGCATTGAACTGAATGGTCGAGTAGCGAGTTTATTAGAAGTGGGAACTGGCTTTCACCCTGAACTTACAGGCCGAGAGAATATTTACCTGAATGGGGCCATCCTGGGGATGAGTCGGGCGGAAATCAAGCGCAAGTTTGATGAAATTGTGGATTTTGCGGAAGTAGAGAAATTCCTGGATACGCCGGTTAAGCGTTATTCTTCGGGCATGTATGTGCGGTTGGCGTTTGCGGTGGCGGCGCATTTGGAGCCGGAAATTTTGATTGTGGATGAGGTGTTGGCGGTGGGGGATGCGGCGTTTCAGAAGAAGTGTTTGGGGAAGATGGGGGATGTGGCAACTAAGGAGGGAAGGACAGTTTTATTTGTTAGTCATAATATGGCGGCAATTCGTAACTTATGCCAACAAGGAATTTTACTTAATCATGGTGAAATTTTGATACAAGACAAAGCAGAAATTGCTATTAAAAAGTATACAGAGAAATGTCGAAATGAGCCATCTAATTTATTAGAAGATAGAAAAGATAGAAAAGGAACAGGTGATATAAAATTTACAGCCATAAGCTTTAAAAATGAAAATAGAGAAGAAATACATACACTTTATAGTGGTCAAAATGTCCGTTTTATTTTGTATTTCAAAAATAATCTTAAGCAAGATTTAAAAAATCTACATATAGCTATTGGAATTGATAGTTATCTCGGTGATAGAATTACTTTAATTAGTAGTGAAGTTACAAATGAAGATTTCTTATGTTTGCCTGCAAAGACTAATAACATAGAGATTGATATAAAACGACTACCTCTAACTCAAGGGAGATACGGTCTTACGATTTATTCTACTCTTAATGGTGTTGTTGCTGACTGGATCCAAAATGCTGGATTCTTTGATGTAGAATCAGATGATTTTTATCGAAGTGGTAAGTTACCGCCAACTGGTCAAGGAAACTTTCTACTAGATTATCACTTTACAGTTCCATTATTTATTAATACATAA
- the panD gene encoding aspartate 1-decarboxylase, which yields MGMIRLMHAKLHRVQVTAANVNYVGSITIDPDLLATVGILPLEEVEIVNLNNGQRFSTYAIPGQSGSREVCPNGGAALLCQPGDLLIIYAYEQRERQEVLQSGHEAKVLVASPDNGIEAFYHQRLIPQGQGVAFCNIPEDLPAELASSSAVILP from the coding sequence ATGGGAATGATTCGACTAATGCACGCTAAATTGCATCGGGTGCAGGTGACAGCGGCCAACGTGAACTATGTCGGCAGTATTACTATTGACCCTGATTTGTTAGCAACTGTCGGTATTCTACCGTTAGAAGAAGTCGAAATTGTCAACCTCAATAATGGCCAGCGCTTTTCTACCTATGCGATTCCTGGCCAGAGCGGTAGTCGTGAAGTCTGTCCCAATGGCGGCGCGGCTCTCCTCTGTCAACCGGGGGATCTCTTGATTATTTACGCCTATGAACAGCGGGAACGGCAGGAGGTTCTGCAATCGGGCCACGAAGCCAAGGTTTTAGTAGCCAGCCCCGATAATGGCATTGAGGCCTTTTATCACCAGCGCTTGATTCCCCAGGGCCAAGGGGTGGCCTTTTGCAACATCCCAGAAGATCTTCCCGCAGAACTCGCCAGTTCCTCAGCCGTCATTCTCCCCTGA
- a CDS encoding THUMP domain-containing protein, with amino-acid sequence MGQAYFATVARGLEPLAVQELTELGAVDVSPAFTGVHFQGDRALLYRVNLWSRLIFRVLVPIAEVKAFNADVLYKSVKKLDWSAYLQPEQTLAVRCTGSNPQLNHSHFTALQIKNAIVDQQRERYGQRSSIELEQPQIVVNAHIDHNRCHLSLDSSGVSLHRRGYRPALGLAPLKETLAAAILRLMAWQPQQPLYDPLCGSGTLLLEAGLQSLRRAPGGFQPQFCFQHWPDFDATLWQALCQEAQAGELEHLPAPIWGSDQDSAVIEQAQANAERCGLGPHLKLWQQDFRQVEAPAGQGILFCNPPYGKRIGNTEALGDFYQLLGDTLKQRFKGWTAFILSGNAALTKRIGLRTARRFPLLNGAIPCTLLKYELY; translated from the coding sequence ATGGGCCAGGCTTATTTTGCCACCGTGGCCCGGGGCCTAGAACCGCTGGCCGTCCAGGAATTAACGGAACTCGGCGCAGTGGATGTTTCTCCTGCCTTTACTGGTGTTCATTTCCAGGGCGACCGGGCTCTGTTGTATCGGGTTAACCTCTGGTCACGGTTAATTTTTCGTGTTTTAGTCCCCATTGCTGAGGTCAAGGCGTTTAATGCGGATGTGTTGTACAAAAGCGTCAAAAAGTTGGATTGGTCGGCCTACCTCCAGCCGGAACAAACCTTGGCCGTTCGTTGCACGGGTAGTAATCCCCAGTTGAACCACAGCCACTTTACGGCCCTGCAGATTAAAAACGCGATTGTTGACCAACAGCGAGAACGTTACGGCCAGCGCTCCAGTATTGAACTAGAACAACCCCAGATCGTGGTGAATGCCCACATTGACCACAATCGCTGTCATCTCAGTTTAGATAGCTCTGGGGTCAGTCTCCATCGTCGGGGCTATCGGCCGGCCCTCGGCTTGGCCCCTCTCAAGGAAACCTTGGCCGCCGCCATTTTAAGGCTGATGGCATGGCAACCCCAGCAACCCCTCTACGACCCCCTGTGTGGTTCGGGAACCCTGCTCCTTGAAGCCGGTTTACAAAGTTTGCGACGGGCTCCTGGTGGCTTTCAACCCCAATTTTGTTTTCAGCACTGGCCTGATTTTGATGCCACGCTCTGGCAGGCCCTCTGTCAGGAGGCCCAGGCAGGAGAACTAGAGCACTTACCGGCGCCGATTTGGGGGAGTGACCAGGACTCAGCAGTGATTGAACAGGCCCAAGCCAATGCCGAGCGTTGTGGCCTCGGCCCCCACCTCAAGCTGTGGCAACAGGATTTTCGTCAGGTAGAGGCCCCCGCTGGCCAGGGAATATTATTCTGCAATCCTCCCTACGGCAAGCGGATTGGCAATACCGAGGCCCTGGGGGATTTCTATCAATTACTAGGAGATACCCTCAAACAACGCTTTAAGGGTTGGACAGCTTTTATTTTGAGTGGCAATGCGGCCCTGACTAAGCGCATTGGCCTAAGAACGGCCCGTCGTTTTCCCTTGCTGAATGGGGCAATTCCCTGCACCCTTCTCAAATACGAACTTTACTGA
- a CDS encoding tetratricopeptide repeat protein, with translation MTRSPSLTVFKTLECRPDSYQGWYQQGNALGQQGRFFEALTSYDRALEYYPRDYWAWYKRGNTLEQLGRYEEAVTSYYNASQLQPNNYWAWYDQGCLYLQELQDYPQAIYCFEQALQACPMDYWAYYRLAEAHRHAGQYSQALVALDQALKIRPRDFWCWYRQGDCCRALGRYADALRDYQQAAQLKPHDYWAWFQQGQILALIQRWPAAITCYQQALAAEDYHPDAWYQLAQAHLHLGQLDLALDCLETLLALDSNFIGLQHPDAMFAPLQTLPRYQALLQSLA, from the coding sequence ATGACCCGATCTCCCAGTTTAACGGTTTTCAAAACCCTAGAATGTCGGCCCGACAGCTATCAGGGTTGGTATCAGCAAGGGAATGCCCTCGGGCAACAGGGTCGTTTTTTCGAGGCTTTAACCAGCTACGACCGGGCCTTGGAATACTATCCCCGCGACTACTGGGCCTGGTACAAGCGCGGCAATACCCTAGAGCAATTGGGACGCTACGAAGAGGCCGTGACCAGCTATTACAACGCCAGCCAACTCCAACCCAATAATTACTGGGCCTGGTACGATCAGGGTTGTCTTTACCTCCAGGAACTACAGGACTATCCCCAGGCCATCTATTGTTTTGAGCAAGCGCTCCAGGCCTGCCCGATGGACTACTGGGCCTACTACCGTCTAGCCGAAGCCCATCGCCATGCTGGCCAGTATTCCCAGGCCCTAGTGGCCCTAGACCAAGCCTTGAAGATTCGTCCCCGTGACTTCTGGTGTTGGTATCGCCAGGGAGATTGTTGTCGGGCCTTGGGACGCTACGCCGATGCCTTGCGCGACTACCAACAGGCCGCTCAGCTTAAACCCCACGACTATTGGGCCTGGTTCCAACAGGGCCAGATTTTAGCCCTAATCCAACGCTGGCCCGCCGCGATTACTTGCTATCAACAGGCCCTAGCCGCCGAAGATTACCATCCTGATGCTTGGTACCAGTTAGCCCAAGCCCATCTTCATCTAGGACAATTGGACTTAGCTCTGGATTGCCTAGAAACCTTGCTGGCTCTAGACTCTAACTTTATTGGCCTCCAGCATCCTGATGCTATGTTTGCGCCGTTGCAGACCCTGCCTCGTTACCAGGCCCTGCTCCAATCCTTGGCGTAG
- a CDS encoding M48 family metalloprotease translates to MSNPADILPLLDRGLAALQRQDYRQAIADLTTCCHQIVDAQDPYFVKAQMALARAYRGLGDTQAAIELCQTLINHPDREVNQWAWSLLALLDQGEAPADLDAMPTTEFKAQRADKNRVHVSLPRVADSYFFVLLMAILTPLLLGALLTMGIGWILGQKAFLPLLYLGLGVTFLLNGSALLFSNILMDWQQRHFYQTQWINLGEVQKYSPEAGELLLRICRRRNIKLPRLGFIDDRRPMIFSYGIFRQQSRLIVSKGVFRYLDNEEIALLYAHELGHILSADSMLMTFVSAWGQVFYSGYGLLYQVIQKVPGPGAWLLLIPTSLCYGLFQINQACNLYFSRSREYYADHFAVEHTGNPNALVRALVKLSKAIVKQERQAEKPALFLEALRNFGIYDPLTTGTCERANRFVPQTIYRLLAWDWSNPWHSLLAWRSSHPLLGKRVLLLTHYAEQLGLNTEYHLASAYYLPSELKPPQRYQRLTGEIFIANLPILGAVLGSGLALLSGVKATMAWNQGLLLGLGLGLLSQSLLRRFLSLSLSAKDILTLLSEPALSPVQGTNIQWQGKLRLRQSVPGKWPKLYFHDRTAVIPVRYPYWLHWQFPFRSPVKVLEPFLEHTCTVTGQVQRGLVPYLTLYRVTAKEKPTVHSYAAWPAYGLSLVFLVLAYYWR, encoded by the coding sequence ATGTCAAACCCCGCTGATATCCTCCCTCTCCTTGACCGTGGCCTAGCCGCTTTACAGCGCCAGGACTATCGCCAGGCTATTGCTGACTTAACCACTTGTTGTCATCAAATTGTAGATGCCCAAGACCCTTACTTTGTTAAGGCCCAGATGGCCTTAGCCAGAGCCTACCGGGGCCTGGGAGATACCCAAGCGGCTATAGAGCTTTGTCAAACCCTGATTAACCATCCCGACCGGGAAGTGAATCAATGGGCCTGGTCCTTGTTGGCCCTTTTGGATCAAGGAGAAGCACCGGCAGACCTAGATGCGATGCCGACTACGGAATTTAAGGCCCAGCGGGCCGACAAAAATCGGGTGCACGTCAGCTTACCCCGCGTCGCCGATAGCTATTTCTTTGTGTTGTTGATGGCCATCCTGACCCCCCTATTGCTGGGGGCCTTACTAACGATGGGGATCGGCTGGATTTTGGGTCAGAAAGCGTTTTTACCCTTACTCTACCTTGGGCTGGGAGTAACCTTCCTGCTGAATGGCTCGGCGTTGCTCTTCAGCAATATTTTAATGGATTGGCAACAACGACACTTTTACCAAACCCAGTGGATTAATCTCGGGGAAGTGCAAAAGTATAGCCCCGAAGCGGGAGAACTCCTCCTACGGATTTGCCGCCGCCGCAATATCAAACTACCGCGCTTGGGGTTTATTGACGACCGCCGACCGATGATTTTTTCCTATGGAATTTTCCGTCAACAGAGTCGTCTCATTGTTAGCAAAGGGGTGTTTCGTTACCTGGACAATGAAGAAATTGCCCTGCTCTACGCCCACGAACTGGGCCATATCCTGTCAGCCGATAGTATGCTGATGACCTTCGTCAGTGCCTGGGGCCAGGTCTTTTACAGCGGCTATGGCCTGCTATACCAGGTGATTCAAAAAGTTCCAGGGCCAGGGGCTTGGCTATTGTTGATCCCCACTAGCCTCTGTTATGGTCTGTTTCAGATCAATCAAGCTTGTAATCTCTATTTTTCCCGGTCGCGGGAATACTATGCTGACCATTTTGCCGTTGAACATACTGGCAATCCCAATGCCCTGGTTCGGGCTCTGGTCAAGCTCTCCAAGGCGATTGTCAAGCAAGAGCGTCAAGCGGAGAAACCGGCCCTTTTTCTGGAGGCCCTGCGTAACTTCGGCATCTATGATCCCTTGACCACGGGGACTTGTGAACGGGCCAATCGCTTTGTCCCCCAAACCATTTATCGGCTTCTGGCCTGGGATTGGTCGAATCCCTGGCATTCCCTACTTGCCTGGCGCAGTTCCCATCCTCTTCTAGGCAAGCGAGTTCTGCTCCTTACCCACTATGCCGAGCAATTGGGCTTAAACACCGAATACCATCTGGCCTCCGCCTACTATCTCCCGTCTGAGCTGAAGCCCCCCCAGCGCTATCAACGCTTGACTGGGGAAATCTTTATTGCAAATCTGCCGATCCTCGGGGCCGTCCTGGGGAGCGGTCTAGCCCTGCTTTCTGGTGTCAAAGCAACGATGGCCTGGAACCAGGGCCTACTGCTGGGGCTAGGACTGGGCCTACTGAGCCAAAGCCTGCTACGACGTTTTCTGAGTTTATCGCTATCGGCAAAGGATATTTTAACCCTCCTGAGTGAACCGGCCCTCAGTCCCGTTCAGGGAACAAACATCCAGTGGCAGGGCAAGCTCCGTCTTCGTCAGTCTGTGCCAGGAAAATGGCCCAAACTCTATTTCCATGACCGGACGGCGGTTATCCCTGTGCGTTATCCCTACTGGTTGCATTGGCAATTTCCCTTTCGTTCTCCCGTCAAGGTTTTAGAACCCTTTTTAGAGCATACCTGTACAGTCACGGGCCAAGTACAACGGGGCCTGGTTCCCTACTTAACCCTGTATCGTGTGACGGCGAAGGAAAAGCCCACAGTCCATAGTTATGCTGCTTGGCCCGCCTACGGTCTTAGTCTCGTTTTCCTGGTGCTGGCCTACTATTGGCGGTGA